The Ornithodoros turicata isolate Travis chromosome 9, ASM3712646v1, whole genome shotgun sequence genome includes a region encoding these proteins:
- the LOC135369157 gene encoding nose resistant to fluoxetine protein 6-like: MTESCYYFQLRFCVCLLLALILAATAFDLKSDITAQKASEQGGVRLWIGAFSLTRNLRTLTVPEDPDVAAAQGVKAISMAWLIFGHTYFLAENTHMFSGLLRAYDNMAGDLFFSPFINYTLAVTTFFLISGLFIAYRNPPSTDALTVKACWRFVVQRYFRMTAPFLAVLSLLLLLPLMTNGPFWEDYAGAEIRRCSSVWWTNLFFISNFWTADQMVFPV; this comes from the exons ATGACAGAGAGCTGCTACTATTTCCAGTTGAG ATTCTGCGTCTGCTTACTGCTCGCCCTTATTTTGGCCGCTACAGCTTTCGACCTCAAGTCAGACATCACGGCACAAAAGGCTTCCGAACAAG GTGGCGTCCGCCTATGGATCGGAGCGTTCTCGCTGACACGTAATCTTCGCACGCTGACTGTTCCCGAAGACCCAGATGTGGCCGCGGCACAAGGCGTCAAGGCGATCAGCATGGCATGGCTCATCTTCGGACACACCTATTTCCTCGCAGAGAACACGCACATGTTCA GTGGACTCCTCAGGGCATACGACAACATGGCGGGGGACCTGTTCTTTTCACCCTTCATCAATTACACCCTGGCCGTCACCACCTTCTTCCTAATCAG TGGACTCTTCATAGCATACAGAAATCCCCCTTCAACTGATGCACTTACTGTGAAGGCTTGCTGGCGATTCGTTGTGCAGAGATacttcag GATGACTGCGCCCTTTCTGGCAGTACTGTCCCTTCTGCTATTGTTACCATTAATGACCAATGGACCATTCTGGGAAGATTACGCTGGTGCAGAGATCCGAAGATGTTCTTCCGTTTGGTGGACGAATCTGTTCTTCATCAGCAATTTCTGGACTGCCGACCAAATGGTATTTCCCGTATAA